From Cronobacter turicensis z3032, the proteins below share one genomic window:
- the ydjM gene encoding Inner membrane protein ydjM produces the protein MTAEGHLLFSIACAVFAKNAELTPVLAQGDWWHIVPSAILTCLLPDIDHPKSFLGQRLKWISKPVARMFGHRGFTHSLLAVFGGLTLFLLKVPETWILPADALQGLVLGYLSHILADMITPAGVPLLWPCRWRFRLPLLYPQKGNQLERVLCMALFVWAVWMPQSMTDSSAMKWSSAAINSLQNTFNRFIHHQMEQ, from the coding sequence ATGACGGCGGAAGGCCACCTGCTTTTTTCGATTGCCTGCGCGGTATTTGCTAAAAATGCCGAGCTGACCCCTGTGCTGGCGCAGGGCGACTGGTGGCATATTGTTCCCTCCGCCATTCTCACCTGCCTGCTGCCGGATATCGATCATCCGAAGTCCTTCCTCGGTCAACGGTTAAAGTGGATCTCAAAGCCCGTGGCGCGCATGTTTGGTCACCGGGGCTTTACGCACAGTCTGCTCGCGGTCTTCGGCGGCCTGACGCTCTTTCTGTTAAAAGTGCCTGAAACCTGGATATTACCTGCCGATGCGCTGCAAGGGCTGGTGCTCGGCTATCTCAGCCATATTCTCGCCGATATGATAACCCCCGCCGGCGTGCCGCTGCTGTGGCCCTGTCGCTGGCGCTTCCGTCTGCCGCTCCTCTATCCGCAAAAAGGCAACCAGCTTGAGCGCGTATTGTGCATGGCGCTGTTTGTCTGGGCGGTATGGATGCCGCAAAGCATGACCGACAGCAGCGCGATGAAGTGGTCGTCAGCCGCGATTAATTCCCTGCAAAACACCTTTAATCGCTTTATTCATCACCAGATGGAGCAGTAA
- the kduD gene encoding 2-deoxy-D-gluconate 3-dehydrogenase, protein MLDTFSLAGKVAMVTGCNTGLGQGMALGLAAAGCDIAGVSRRPARETAAKVHALGRRFVAIEADLATAPVQPLVTEAVDALGRLDILVNNAGIIRRDDAIDFSEKDWDDVMDLNLKALFFLSQAVARQFIAQGSGGKIINVASMLSFQGGIRVPSYTASKSGVLGLTRLLANEWAPYGINVNGIAPGYMATNNTQALREDADRNEEILARIPAGRWGTPEDLQGPVIFLASAASDYVNGYTLAVDGGWLAR, encoded by the coding sequence TGGTGACCGGGTGCAATACCGGGCTGGGACAGGGCATGGCGCTCGGACTCGCCGCCGCCGGGTGCGATATCGCAGGCGTCAGCCGCCGTCCGGCGCGGGAAACCGCCGCCAAAGTTCACGCGCTGGGACGCCGTTTTGTCGCTATCGAAGCCGATTTGGCCACGGCGCCGGTACAGCCGCTTGTCACAGAGGCCGTCGATGCGCTGGGCCGCCTCGATATTCTGGTGAATAACGCCGGGATCATTCGCCGCGACGACGCCATCGATTTCAGCGAAAAAGACTGGGACGATGTGATGGATCTCAACCTCAAAGCCCTGTTCTTCCTTTCTCAGGCTGTCGCCAGACAGTTCATCGCCCAGGGCAGCGGCGGGAAAATTATCAACGTCGCCTCGATGCTCTCTTTTCAGGGCGGCATTCGCGTCCCCTCTTACACGGCCTCGAAAAGCGGCGTGCTGGGCCTGACCCGCCTGCTGGCCAACGAATGGGCGCCGTACGGCATTAACGTCAACGGCATCGCGCCGGGCTATATGGCGACCAATAACACGCAGGCGCTACGCGAAGACGCTGACCGCAATGAGGAAATCCTTGCGCGTATTCCGGCGGGCCGCTGGGGAACGCCGGAAGATTTACAGGGGCCCGTCATTTTTCTCGCCTCGGCGGCGTCGGATTACGTTAACGGATACACCCTGGCGGTGGATGGCGGCTGGCTCGCCCGATAA
- the ydjN gene encoding Uncharacterized symporter ydjN codes for MNLPLIANVVAFVVLLLLLARTRHTQWSLAKKVLLGLAMGVVFGLALHTIYGSDSETLKTSIQWFNIVGNGYVQLLQMIVMPLVFAMILSAVARLHNASSLGKISVLTIGTLLFTTLIAALVGVLVTNLFGLTAEGLVQGSAETARLNAIQTNYAGKVADLTVPQLLLSFIPKNPFADLTGASPTSIISVVIFAAFLGVAALKLLKDDAPKGERVLAAIDILQSWVMKLVRLVMQLTPYGVLALMTKVVAGSNLQDIIKLGSFVVASYLGLGIMFVVHGVLLAVNGVSPLRYFRKVWPVLTFAFTSRSSAASIPLNVEAQTRRLGVPESIASFAASFGATIGQNGCAGLYPTMLAVMVAPTVGINPLDPVWIATLVGIVTLSSAGVAGVGGGATFAALIVLPAMGLPVTLVALLISVEPLIDMGRTALNVSGSMTAGTLTSQWLKQTDKTIMNSDDEAELAHR; via the coding sequence ATGAATCTTCCACTGATAGCGAACGTTGTCGCGTTCGTGGTTCTGCTGCTGTTGCTGGCGCGCACGCGCCATACCCAGTGGAGCCTGGCAAAAAAAGTATTACTCGGTCTCGCCATGGGCGTGGTCTTCGGCCTCGCGCTGCATACCATTTATGGCTCTGACAGCGAGACGCTGAAAACCTCCATCCAGTGGTTCAACATTGTCGGTAACGGCTATGTGCAACTGCTGCAGATGATCGTCATGCCGCTGGTGTTCGCGATGATCCTGAGCGCCGTGGCGCGTCTGCATAACGCCTCGTCGCTGGGTAAAATCAGCGTGCTGACCATCGGCACCCTGCTGTTCACCACGCTTATCGCGGCGCTGGTCGGCGTGCTGGTGACCAACCTCTTCGGCCTGACGGCGGAAGGTCTGGTGCAGGGCAGCGCGGAAACCGCGCGTCTTAACGCTATTCAGACAAACTACGCTGGTAAAGTCGCCGATCTGACTGTACCGCAGCTGCTGCTCTCCTTCATACCGAAGAACCCGTTCGCCGATCTGACCGGCGCGAGCCCGACCTCGATCATCAGCGTGGTGATTTTCGCGGCGTTCCTGGGCGTGGCGGCGCTGAAACTGCTGAAAGACGACGCGCCGAAAGGCGAGCGCGTACTGGCCGCTATCGATATCCTGCAAAGCTGGGTGATGAAACTGGTGCGTCTGGTGATGCAGCTGACGCCGTACGGCGTACTGGCGCTGATGACCAAAGTGGTTGCCGGCTCTAACCTGCAGGACATCATCAAGCTCGGCAGCTTTGTGGTCGCCTCGTATCTGGGCCTCGGCATTATGTTCGTGGTGCACGGCGTGCTGCTGGCGGTAAACGGCGTCAGCCCGCTGCGTTACTTCCGCAAAGTCTGGCCGGTGCTGACGTTTGCCTTTACCAGCCGCTCCAGCGCCGCCAGCATTCCGCTGAATGTGGAAGCGCAGACGCGTCGTCTGGGCGTGCCGGAGTCAATCGCCTCTTTCGCGGCCTCCTTTGGCGCGACGATCGGTCAGAACGGCTGCGCAGGTCTCTACCCGACGATGCTCGCGGTGATGGTCGCGCCGACCGTCGGCATTAACCCGCTCGACCCGGTGTGGATAGCCACCCTCGTCGGCATCGTGACCTTAAGCTCCGCCGGTGTAGCGGGCGTGGGCGGCGGCGCGACCTTCGCCGCGCTTATCGTCCTGCCGGCGATGGGTCTGCCGGTCACGCTGGTGGCGCTGCTGATTTCCGTCGAACCGCTGATCGACATGGGCCGTACCGCGCTGAACGTCAGCGGCTCCATGACCGCCGGTACGCTGACCAGCCAGTGGCTGAAGCAGACGGATAAAACCATCATGAACAGCGATGACGAAGCCGAACTGGCGCACCGTTAA
- the cedA gene encoding Cell division activator cedA: MKPLRHQNRPVISYVPREEPAPPDHADRMEGYDDVWVLKGKYVAFVMSGDRFRRSPVFSSPEAAQRWANQLKQDEI; this comes from the coding sequence ATGAAACCACTTCGTCATCAGAATCGTCCCGTTATCAGCTATGTTCCACGTGAGGAGCCGGCCCCGCCGGATCATGCGGATCGCATGGAGGGGTATGACGATGTCTGGGTGCTGAAGGGCAAATATGTGGCGTTTGTGATGTCCGGGGATCGTTTTCGCCGCTCGCCCGTATTCAGTAGCCCGGAAGCCGCCCAGCGCTGGGCCAACCAGCTCAAGCAGGATGAGATATAG